Proteins from one Chroicocephalus ridibundus chromosome 16, bChrRid1.1, whole genome shotgun sequence genomic window:
- the LOC134524225 gene encoding uncharacterized protein LOC134524225 produces MSSKLKGTCVFPSSPALTLTDRSSGTFMRSCDCSISLKHLWPSMGCCGLSAGQAGSAGAGQGELELLETGRTRMWSNSEGQSHASLHPRDPAIPAETEDPDVLWGRTREELANLLSTQPVRGWEGMSIRSLGEIIWSSLVFLGTYYMEEMCECYLVLSSFHLLILSVDRRNKAFVYEGLLPLAGMRLREIASAISHTFEISGSMIESRLVCCQNSADFDMWVQHLQHQIKMANAHCPVRPNNNISFLVPCDEQWKKRELVRHLWCNTILKWEGKPIQHLGRIQYLTMVQVTSGCVGAPEERLLILFPEDLLFLSVDKDRTAITYKGKLPLTGIQAKEKPAMLGRLQFEITGRLTEPILITCSTAEDYEKCLFYLQKPRKILDPLTLQPPPIIPKKSRQHR; encoded by the exons ATGAGCAGTAAGTTGAAGGGTACATGCgtgtttccttcctctcctgcgCTTACTCTAACTGACCGCAGCTCAGGCACATTCATGCGATCCTGCGACTGCAGCATCAGTTTGAAGCACCTGTGGCCAAGCATGGGATGCTGCGGCCTGAGCGCCGGGCAGGCGggctctgcaggggcagggcagggtgagcTGGAGCTCCTGGAGACAGGCAGGACCAG aatgTGGTCCAACTCAGAAGGCCAGAGTCACGCATCCCTCCATCCTAGGGACCCTGCAATcccagcagaaacagaagat ccaGACGTACTGTGGGGAAGAACACGGGAGGAActagcgaacttgctgagcacaCAGCCTGTcaggggctgggaagggatgAGCATTCGCTCTCTTGGGGAAATTATTTGGTCCTCCCTGGTTTTTCTGGGAACTTATTACATGGAG GAGATGTGTGAATGCTACCTTGTGCTGTCCTCCTTCCACTTGCTGATTCTTTCAGTGGATCGCAGAAATAAGGCATTTGTTTATGAG GGTCTCCTTCCTCTTGCTGGGATGCGTCTGAGAGAGATTGCGAGTGCAATCAGCCACACATTTGAAATTTCTG GGTCCATGATAGAATCCAGGCTCGTTTGCTGCCAGAATTCAGCTGACTTTGACATGTGGGTTCAACATCTCCAGCACCAAATCAAGATGGCAAACGCTCACTGCCCAGTCAGGCCCAACAATAATATCTCTTTTCTG gtgccatgTGATGAACAGTGGAAGAAAAGGGAGCTGGTGAGACATCTGTGGTGTAACACCATTCTGAAGTGGGAAGGAAAACCTATTCAGCATCTGGGAAGGATCCAATATTTGACCATGGTGCAAGTGACTAGTGGCTGCGTGGGG GCCCCTGAGGAAAGACTGCTGATCCTGTTTCCAGAAGatctgcttttcctctctgtggatAAGGACAGAACTGCAATCACATACAAG gGAAAACTCCCCCTAACTGGAATCCAGGCAAAGGAGAAACCTGCTATGCTGGGGAGGTTACAGTTTGAAATTACAG GAAGGCTGACAGAACCAATCCTTATCACCTGTTCCACAGCAGAGGACTATGAAAAATGCCTCTTCTACCTACAGAAG CCACGGAAAATCCTTGATCCTCTGACTCTCCAGCCACCACCAATCATCCCTAAGAAATCCCGGCAACATCGGTAG